The following are from one region of the Achromobacter xylosoxidans genome:
- a CDS encoding DUF2968 domain-containing protein: MNVQIIRGAVRMALLGTALSGLAACASAQSEAPRATVKQVEDTQAAATPVTPPAPPPAARPASTLSELQSLIQSRQVSELRTAYNGTYGASLLFKPDDLTYYVALFQQKDFWRVVKTKSDKQAEATYRAFVAQSAELAEVDIKRIKMQAEYAHAEKLLASRSAELSTLQADRAVRLQQEEQVAARQEQSRQEATALADQQKDVRQQLRDLQRQIDALQAQQAQVGNPAAQNRGK, from the coding sequence ATGAACGTCCAGATTATCCGTGGCGCCGTCCGCATGGCGCTGCTGGGCACGGCCCTGTCCGGCCTGGCCGCTTGCGCCAGCGCACAATCCGAAGCGCCCCGGGCCACGGTTAAACAGGTCGAGGACACGCAGGCGGCTGCCACGCCCGTGACTCCCCCCGCGCCGCCGCCAGCCGCGCGTCCCGCATCCACGCTGTCGGAGCTGCAAAGCCTGATCCAAAGCCGCCAGGTGTCGGAGCTGCGCACGGCCTACAACGGCACCTACGGCGCCAGCCTGCTGTTCAAGCCGGACGACCTGACCTATTACGTCGCCTTGTTCCAGCAAAAGGACTTCTGGCGCGTGGTGAAGACCAAGTCGGACAAGCAGGCCGAAGCCACCTACCGCGCCTTCGTCGCCCAATCCGCCGAACTGGCCGAGGTGGACATCAAGCGCATCAAGATGCAGGCCGAGTACGCGCACGCCGAGAAGCTGCTGGCCAGCCGCAGCGCCGAACTGAGCACCCTGCAGGCCGATCGCGCGGTGCGCCTGCAGCAGGAAGAGCAGGTCGCTGCGCGCCAGGAGCAGTCGCGCCAGGAAGCCACGGCGCTGGCCGACCAGCAGAAGGACGTGCGCCAGCAGCTGCGCGACCTGCAACGCCAGATCGACGCCTTGCAGGCGCAGCAGGCGCAAGTAGGGAACCCGGCGGCCCAGAACCGCGGCAAGTGA
- a CDS encoding DUF1178 family protein, with amino-acid sequence MALKVFDLQCEHSHIFEGWFGSHEDYDAQQARGLVTCPVCGSASITKRLSAPRLNVAHLHAPAAQPQLPANASDAEKMAALQAVVMRQVRALLRNTENVGPRFAEEARRIHEGDADDRPIRGTATPEERESLAEDGIDVMAVPDFLDDERLQ; translated from the coding sequence ATGGCACTTAAAGTTTTCGACCTCCAGTGCGAACACAGCCACATTTTCGAGGGCTGGTTCGGTTCGCACGAAGACTATGACGCGCAACAGGCGCGTGGCCTCGTCACGTGCCCGGTTTGCGGTTCGGCCAGCATCACCAAGCGGCTGTCCGCGCCGCGCCTGAACGTCGCCCATCTGCACGCGCCCGCCGCCCAGCCCCAGCTGCCGGCCAATGCCTCCGACGCGGAAAAAATGGCCGCATTGCAGGCGGTCGTCATGCGCCAGGTGCGCGCCTTGCTGCGCAACACCGAAAACGTCGGACCGCGCTTCGCCGAAGAGGCGCGCCGCATCCACGAAGGCGATGCCGACGACCGCCCGATCCGCGGCACGGCCACGCCGGAAGAACGCGAATCGCTGGCCGAGGATGGCATCGACGTCATGGCGGTGCCGGATTTCCTGGACGACGAGCGGCTGCAGTAA
- a CDS encoding DODA-type extradiol aromatic ring-opening family dioxygenase: protein MRWPTLFVSHGSPMLAVEPGQTGPALAAWSAAQGRKPKGILVVSPHWMGEGLALSTRDRQVAWHDFGGFPPELYQLQYAAPGSPELAARVQTLLAESGIAADLDPRRPLDHGAWVPLRYLYPDADVPVVQLSLDMGRDAAGQLELGRALARLRDEDILVIGSGSLTHNLRHVRMPQDAPALPYVPAFQQWYADKLGGHDLPALLDWQALAPGASQAHPHDDHLMPLYVALGAGGTGFQRLTDEISYGALAMDAYEFAD, encoded by the coding sequence ATGCGTTGGCCTACGCTTTTCGTATCCCATGGATCCCCCATGCTCGCCGTCGAGCCTGGACAGACCGGCCCGGCGCTTGCCGCCTGGAGCGCCGCGCAGGGCCGCAAGCCCAAGGGCATCCTGGTCGTGTCGCCGCACTGGATGGGCGAGGGTCTGGCGCTGTCCACCCGCGACCGCCAGGTGGCCTGGCACGATTTCGGCGGTTTTCCGCCGGAACTCTATCAATTGCAGTACGCGGCCCCCGGCTCGCCGGAACTGGCGGCGCGGGTGCAAACCCTGCTGGCCGAATCGGGCATCGCGGCCGACCTGGATCCGCGTCGCCCGCTGGACCATGGCGCCTGGGTGCCGCTGCGCTACCTCTATCCGGACGCGGACGTGCCAGTGGTGCAGCTGTCGCTGGACATGGGGCGGGATGCGGCTGGCCAGCTGGAGCTGGGCCGCGCGCTGGCCCGGCTGCGGGACGAGGACATCCTGGTCATCGGTTCGGGTTCGCTGACGCACAACCTGCGCCACGTGCGCATGCCGCAGGACGCGCCCGCGCTGCCCTACGTGCCGGCCTTCCAGCAGTGGTACGCGGACAAGCTGGGCGGCCATGACTTGCCGGCGCTGCTGGACTGGCAGGCGCTGGCGCCAGGCGCGTCGCAGGCTCATCCGCACGACGACCACCTGATGCCCCTGTACGTGGCGCTGGGAGCGGGCGGAACCGGTTTTCAGCGCCTGACCGATGAAATCTCGTACGGCGCGCTGGCAATGGACGCCTACGAGTTCGCGGACTGA
- a CDS encoding sigma 54-interacting transcriptional regulator produces MSQNFAREEFDVYVWEGTSDIASRAERCLAGMDVSLLRADAGTAFPPPRDLARPAVALVSVSVMGDKRFSGYDWLAAQGLPVIWVAAEARGRDPRYYPPEYSYTLPLTFTTADLRKLLYELLGTLNQLNRAAPRREQPLIAVSATMQDLLAEADMYADCRSNVLIHGETGVGKERIARLLHEQAAWFDGPFVAVNCGAIPEGLFEAHFFGHAKGAFTGAIGAHKGYFEQANGGTLFLDEIGDLPLYQQVKLLRVLEQNTVTRLGSTVEVPVDFRLVAATNKDLRVLVGQDEFRADLYYRLAVIELRIPNLEQRGPQEKAAIFRALLQRLGVEDEPPPWLLERVSRTRYEGNVRELSNVAERVAIVRRQRQVWDQARIERIFDQLAEPLRSAAASAAASAAARAEPAAFTDAERAERERVLAALDANGWRRQDTAHMLGISRKVLWEKMRKLQLGAGQGEPADGIAETAM; encoded by the coding sequence ATGAGCCAGAATTTCGCGCGCGAAGAATTCGACGTGTACGTCTGGGAAGGCACCTCCGACATTGCCAGCCGCGCCGAACGTTGCCTGGCGGGCATGGACGTGTCGCTGCTGCGCGCGGACGCCGGCACCGCGTTTCCGCCGCCGCGTGACCTGGCGCGGCCGGCCGTGGCCCTGGTGTCGGTGTCGGTGATGGGCGACAAGCGCTTCAGCGGCTACGACTGGCTGGCGGCGCAAGGTCTGCCGGTCATCTGGGTGGCCGCAGAGGCGCGCGGACGCGATCCGCGCTACTACCCGCCGGAATACTCCTACACGTTGCCGCTGACCTTCACCACCGCGGACCTGCGCAAGCTGCTGTATGAGCTGCTGGGCACGCTGAACCAGCTCAACCGCGCCGCGCCTCGGCGCGAGCAGCCGCTGATCGCCGTTTCCGCGACCATGCAGGATCTGCTGGCGGAAGCCGACATGTACGCCGACTGCCGCAGCAACGTGCTGATCCATGGTGAAACCGGCGTGGGCAAGGAACGCATCGCACGCCTGTTGCATGAGCAGGCCGCCTGGTTCGACGGCCCCTTTGTTGCAGTCAACTGCGGCGCCATCCCCGAGGGCCTGTTCGAGGCGCATTTCTTCGGCCATGCCAAGGGCGCGTTCACCGGCGCGATCGGCGCGCACAAGGGGTATTTCGAGCAGGCCAACGGCGGCACGCTGTTCCTGGACGAAATCGGCGACCTGCCGCTGTACCAGCAGGTCAAGCTCTTGCGGGTCCTGGAGCAGAACACGGTGACGCGGCTGGGCTCGACCGTGGAAGTGCCGGTGGACTTCCGCCTGGTCGCCGCGACCAACAAGGATTTGCGCGTGCTGGTGGGGCAAGACGAGTTCCGCGCGGACCTGTACTACCGGCTGGCGGTGATCGAACTGCGCATTCCCAACCTGGAACAGCGCGGCCCGCAGGAAAAGGCGGCGATCTTCCGCGCCTTGCTGCAACGCCTGGGCGTGGAGGACGAGCCGCCGCCGTGGCTGCTGGAACGCGTCTCGCGCACGCGCTACGAGGGCAATGTGCGTGAACTGTCCAACGTGGCTGAGCGCGTCGCGATTGTGCGGCGCCAGCGCCAGGTCTGGGACCAGGCGCGCATCGAACGCATCTTCGACCAATTGGCCGAGCCGCTGCGCTCGGCCGCCGCTTCGGCCGCCGCTTCGGCCGCCGCGCGGGCCGAGCCCGCCGCTTTCACCGACGCCGAGCGCGCCGAACGCGAACGCGTGCTGGCGGCGCTGGACGCCAATGGCTGGCGCCGCCAGGATACCGCCCACATGCTGGGCATCAGCCGCAAGGTGTTGTGGGAAAAAATGCGCAAGCTGCAGCTGGGAGCAGGTCAAGGCGAGCCTGCCGATGGCATTGCCGAGACGGCGATGTGA
- the earP gene encoding elongation factor P maturation arginine rhamnosyltransferase EarP encodes MQADIFCRVVDNYGDIGVCWRLARRLAHGRGWDVRLWVDDLASFARIQPGIATDSPRQQLAGIDIVRWSESPDPALAARDVVIEAFACDPPEAFLESMRRVHPAWINLEYLSAESWVESCHGLPSQRPDGLIKHFFFPGFTQATGGLLREPGLSAERDALQASPQDQETFLRSLGVPQDLLLRRRDGARTVSLFCYPTAPITALAGALAADPRPSLLLAPEGVAPGLEAACAAPGAPSVARLPFVAQPDFDRLLWCCDLNFVRGEDSFVRAAWAARPLVWQIYPQDENVHLEKLEAWLARYPAPETAQALIRAWNHPETGATAAALSAALAPAAWADWAAAARAWDASQAALPDLAENLADFCADLAKKR; translated from the coding sequence ATGCAAGCGGACATCTTCTGCCGGGTCGTCGACAACTATGGCGACATTGGCGTTTGCTGGCGCCTGGCGCGCCGGCTGGCGCACGGCCGCGGCTGGGATGTGCGCCTGTGGGTCGACGACCTGGCCAGCTTCGCCCGCATCCAGCCCGGGATTGCCACGGACAGCCCGCGCCAGCAACTGGCGGGCATCGACATCGTGCGTTGGTCCGAATCGCCGGATCCGGCGCTGGCCGCGCGGGACGTGGTGATCGAGGCATTCGCTTGCGACCCACCCGAGGCATTCCTGGAAAGCATGCGGCGCGTGCATCCGGCCTGGATCAACCTGGAATACCTGAGCGCCGAATCCTGGGTGGAAAGCTGCCATGGCCTGCCCTCGCAGCGGCCGGACGGACTGATCAAGCACTTTTTCTTTCCCGGCTTCACCCAGGCCACCGGCGGGCTGCTGCGCGAGCCGGGCCTGTCGGCCGAGCGCGACGCCCTGCAGGCATCGCCGCAAGACCAGGAAACCTTCCTGCGGTCGCTGGGCGTGCCTCAGGATCTGCTGTTGCGCCGCCGCGACGGTGCGCGCACCGTGTCCCTGTTTTGCTATCCGACTGCGCCGATCACGGCGCTGGCCGGGGCCCTGGCGGCCGACCCGCGCCCCAGTCTGCTGCTTGCCCCCGAAGGCGTAGCCCCCGGACTGGAAGCCGCCTGCGCGGCGCCGGGCGCGCCGTCGGTGGCCCGCCTGCCCTTCGTGGCGCAGCCCGATTTCGACCGGCTGCTGTGGTGCTGCGACCTGAATTTCGTGCGGGGCGAGGACTCCTTCGTCCGCGCCGCCTGGGCCGCGCGCCCGCTGGTCTGGCAGATCTATCCCCAGGACGAAAACGTGCACCTGGAGAAACTGGAAGCCTGGCTGGCACGCTATCCGGCCCCCGAAACCGCCCAGGCGCTGATCCGGGCCTGGAACCACCCGGAAACGGGCGCAACCGCTGCGGCGCTGTCCGCCGCCCTGGCGCCGGCCGCCTGGGCGGACTGGGCCGCCGCCGCGCGGGCCTGGGACGCCAGCCAGGCCGCGCTGCCGGATCTTGCCGAAAATCTGGCTGATTTTTGCGCAGACTTGGCCAAGAAACGTTAG
- the efp gene encoding elongation factor P: protein MKTAQELRVGNVVMVGKDPLVVQKAEYNKSGRNAAVVKLKFKNLLTASASESVYKADEKFEVVQLDRKECTYSYFGDPMYVFMDEEYNQYEIEAESMGDALNYLEEAMPVEVVFYDGRAISVELPTTLVREITYTEPAVRGDTSGKVTKPAKINTGYELNVPLFCAIGDKIEIDTRTNEYRSRVNN from the coding sequence ATGAAAACCGCTCAGGAATTGCGAGTCGGCAACGTGGTCATGGTCGGCAAGGATCCCCTCGTGGTCCAGAAGGCCGAATACAACAAGTCCGGCCGTAACGCCGCTGTTGTGAAGCTGAAGTTCAAGAACCTGTTGACCGCCTCGGCCAGCGAATCGGTCTACAAGGCCGACGAAAAGTTCGAAGTCGTCCAGCTCGACCGCAAGGAGTGCACCTACTCCTACTTCGGCGACCCGATGTACGTCTTCATGGACGAAGAGTACAACCAGTACGAAATCGAAGCCGAAAGCATGGGCGACGCCCTGAACTACCTGGAAGAAGCGATGCCCGTGGAAGTGGTCTTCTACGACGGCCGCGCCATTTCGGTTGAACTGCCCACGACCCTCGTGCGCGAAATCACCTACACCGAACCCGCCGTGCGTGGCGATACCTCGGGCAAGGTGACCAAGCCCGCCAAGATCAACACCGGCTACGAGCTGAACGTGCCGCTGTTCTGCGCCATCGGCGACAAGATCGAAATCGACACCCGCACGAACGAATACCGCAGCCGCGTCAACAACTGA
- a CDS encoding DUF2863 family protein encodes MARSRSQSAPRLTRDAAKLVALAQALNRSGSRLEDVFWENQLGVAIPKLLKAGQDAPLEAALDHLAQNDVGAYEILIEQAETLSESMKIEKNGVHYDILLVVAPIVAWTRYAIPTGPIAAGAQQALLAQLHGHVLSSKARSSLMPVLVSVDQMPRTFSETWQWLQRLGTQALGAETAKPALNTETETANMLADTRYIVAAVAVPEGEPIFRWQEQLGEADASRDACQEQWAAQAQPTLANLLPGCGFEALLPDAYYVSNREADRRVRPLSLRAAVSWLEGAVSLEASQLRAVVAGCGESRIDEYRIGFTARSSNDVYYGCVWPLYGREEDLPSDEGQPDVVDEIAALLKEYGVTEVRRIPGVLPPEYCEDCGAPYFPNPLGELVHAELPEDAEASPAKFH; translated from the coding sequence ATGGCCCGATCCCGCAGCCAATCCGCTCCCCGCCTCACCCGTGACGCCGCCAAACTGGTCGCGCTTGCCCAGGCGCTCAACCGCTCGGGCAGCCGCCTCGAAGACGTGTTCTGGGAGAACCAGCTTGGCGTAGCGATTCCAAAGCTGCTCAAGGCGGGGCAGGACGCCCCCCTGGAAGCGGCCCTGGACCACCTCGCTCAGAACGACGTGGGCGCATACGAGATCCTGATCGAACAGGCCGAAACCCTGTCCGAATCGATGAAGATCGAGAAAAATGGCGTCCACTACGACATTTTGCTGGTCGTGGCCCCCATCGTCGCCTGGACCCGCTACGCCATTCCGACCGGCCCGATCGCCGCCGGCGCGCAACAGGCCCTGCTGGCGCAGCTGCATGGGCATGTCCTGTCCAGCAAGGCCCGCAGCTCGCTGATGCCGGTGTTGGTCAGCGTGGACCAGATGCCCCGCACCTTCTCCGAAACCTGGCAATGGCTGCAGCGCCTGGGCACCCAGGCGCTGGGCGCCGAAACCGCCAAGCCCGCCTTGAACACCGAGACCGAGACGGCCAACATGCTGGCCGACACGCGCTATATCGTGGCGGCCGTCGCGGTACCCGAAGGCGAGCCGATCTTCCGCTGGCAGGAACAGCTGGGCGAAGCCGACGCCAGCCGCGACGCCTGCCAGGAACAATGGGCGGCGCAGGCCCAACCGACCCTGGCCAACCTGCTGCCGGGCTGCGGTTTCGAAGCCCTGCTGCCCGACGCCTACTATGTCAGCAACCGCGAAGCCGACCGGCGGGTGCGCCCCTTGTCCCTGCGAGCGGCGGTCAGCTGGCTCGAAGGCGCGGTCAGCCTGGAGGCCTCCCAGTTGCGGGCGGTAGTGGCCGGCTGCGGCGAAAGCCGCATCGACGAATACCGCATCGGCTTCACGGCGCGCAGCAGCAACGACGTGTACTACGGCTGCGTCTGGCCGCTGTACGGGCGTGAGGAAGACCTGCCGTCCGACGAAGGCCAGCCCGACGTGGTGGACGAGATCGCCGCGCTGCTCAAGGAATACGGCGTCACCGAAGTGCGCCGCATCCCCGGCGTGCTGCCTCCCGAGTACTGTGAAGACTGCGGCGCGCCCTACTTCCCGAATCCGCTGGGCGAATTGGTGCATGCCGAACTGCCCGAGGACGCGGAGGCCTCGCCGGCCAAGTTCCACTAG